The window TGTCAAGGCGAAATAGAAATGTCCCCGTTCTTAGCGAAATAGAAATGTCCCCTCTCCTCTTGTTCTTCAACGCAACAGGAAGGGCCTGTGGACGCTGTGCGAAACGCGTCTGCGCGTTTTGCAAGGCACGGTGGGCGCGTCTGCGCGTCCACGGCGCCGGCAGCGTCCATAGGCCTCCGTCACTGGCCGCGCTCCACCTCGAGCGCCCGTTGCTGTCGCTCTGCGTACCCGCGGCGCCACGGGTGATCAGCGCTCGGCCGGGACAGGGCGCGTCCCGCTGCCGGGGCCGTCGGTCGCCGGGCTGGCGGCGTCGGCGGTTTCGACGGCGGTGTCGGAATCTCGGTCCAGCGCATCAGGCGCCCGCGATAGCGAATTTCGATCGCGCCGGTGACCGCCTCGCGCACCAGCACCGTGCTCCGGGCGGGCGCGTGGTGGCTCTGCCGCGCCACCTGGAAGTACCGCGTGTCGTACCGGATCACCCAGTCGTTGGAGAGCACACGCGTCTCCTCGAGTTGGAACACGCGATCGAGCGTCACGCGACTCGGCGTCCGTCGATGAAAGTCGTCGGGCGAGGCGGGGGCCTGCGCGAAGCGGGCGTTGTGCTCGGCGAGATACGTCGTCTCCAGAAACGCATTCGCCGCGGTCGCCTCGGTGATCGCCAACCGCCGCAATTTCTTCACGAGGCGGTCCTGATGCGTCCCGTGATGGCGCTCGACCCGGCCCTTCGCTTGCGGGGAGCTGGCCGCGATAATCTGAATCTCCAACGCCGCGCACATGCGGCCAAACTGCGTCAGCGGCACGGCGCCCGTGACCTGCTCCTCCGCCGTCGACTCCCGGACATAGACATTCTTCCAATCCGTATAGAGCGCCAGCGGCACCCCGTACGCCTCGATCCACCGGCGCAACACGTCGACCGCCGCCCAGATCGTTTCCTCATCCCCCAGCCGCGCGAGCGTCCGACCGGTCGCATCGTCGACGAGGTTCATCAAGCAGCCGCGCCCGCCGCGCCCCTCGTACCAGCCATGGAAACTCCCATCGAGCTGCACCAGCTCGCCGAAGTGCGCCTTGCGCGTCCGTCGCTGGCGATGGGGCGCGCGTTTGCGGGCCCGACTCCACAACCCCGCCGCCACCATCCACCGCCGCAACGTGTCGTGATGAACCGTCACGCCGT is drawn from Luteitalea sp. and contains these coding sequences:
- a CDS encoding ISNCY family transposase, coding for MSARELSRVEVLSRVKAGTLSLGSAATLLGVSYRQTKRLARRYRAEGAKGLKHRSAGGASNHARPAAERERALALVREKYSGPVDVRFGPTLAAEHLASEDGVTVHHDTLRRWMVAAGLWSRARKRAPHRQRRTRKAHFGELVQLDGSFHGWYEGRGGRGCLMNLVDDATGRTLARLGDEETIWAAVDVLRRWIEAYGVPLALYTDWKNVYVRESTAEEQVTGAVPLTQFGRMCAALEIQIIAASSPQAKGRVERHHGTHQDRLVKKLRRLAITEATAANAFLETTYLAEHNARFAQAPASPDDFHRRTPSRVTLDRVFQLEETRVLSNDWVIRYDTRYFQVARQSHHAPARSTVLVREAVTGAIEIRYRGRLMRWTEIPTPPSKPPTPPARRPTAPAAGRALSRPSADHPWRRGYAERQQRALEVERGQ